A genomic window from Paenibacillus sp. FSL K6-0276 includes:
- a CDS encoding IS4 family transposase gives MGTIPNQSVICKCLDLLPLSDEAFPLFNHRRRLTLVKAVKLLVEAQLNQRADLDEISQALRANRELQQAVGLKSISPSQVVRTLDNLPLEVLQRVWLLLTQQVAQMYPEQGVTGLGKLHLIDSTSLSLPELAGKWAYCSKHSNGVKVHLKLVIADSDTVYPTQVICSTLGVADSEVALDLVVDKDAIHVLDRGYRVYRLYETWLEQGLRFVARIQQNSRTLVLHEREVAPHTPVLRDADVLVSYKNAEKQLVEVQLRLVEYTDEKGRQYRVITNVWDKTAEQISEIYHHRWLIEIFFKWMKQHVSLIHLYSSREKAVWNQIFLALIGYALVLLLRNETDAAQSPWSFLKLLRCYMCQAWNRFLQELQRKPEKFSKGRQKKGKTGRPQTKPKKYKTVKKYANQ, from the coding sequence ATGGGTACTATACCAAATCAATCTGTCATTTGTAAATGCCTTGATTTACTTCCGCTTTCCGACGAAGCGTTTCCGCTGTTTAATCATCGACGTAGATTGACGTTGGTCAAGGCCGTGAAACTACTTGTCGAAGCCCAACTCAACCAACGAGCAGACCTCGACGAAATTAGCCAGGCCTTACGAGCGAACCGAGAACTTCAGCAAGCAGTAGGTCTAAAATCGATTAGTCCTTCTCAAGTGGTGCGTACACTGGACAATCTACCGCTCGAGGTGTTGCAGCGCGTGTGGCTCCTGCTTACGCAGCAAGTCGCACAGATGTATCCTGAACAAGGCGTTACCGGTCTGGGTAAACTTCATCTCATTGATTCTACGAGTCTGTCTCTCCCTGAACTCGCTGGGAAGTGGGCCTATTGTTCCAAGCATAGTAACGGGGTCAAGGTTCATTTGAAGCTTGTGATTGCAGATAGCGATACGGTGTACCCGACCCAAGTCATTTGCTCGACGCTCGGGGTCGCCGACTCTGAAGTGGCCTTGGATTTAGTCGTCGACAAAGATGCCATTCATGTCTTGGATCGTGGGTATAGGGTGTACCGTTTGTATGAAACTTGGCTGGAGCAAGGTCTGCGGTTTGTCGCACGCATCCAGCAGAACAGCAGAACCCTCGTTCTTCATGAGCGTGAGGTCGCCCCCCATACCCCCGTGTTGCGGGATGCCGATGTGCTTGTGAGTTACAAAAATGCGGAAAAACAACTCGTCGAGGTTCAGCTGCGTTTAGTGGAATATACTGACGAAAAAGGGCGTCAATATCGGGTTATAACCAATGTGTGGGACAAAACGGCCGAGCAGATTAGTGAAATCTATCACCACCGGTGGCTAATTGAGATCTTCTTCAAGTGGATGAAGCAGCATGTTAGCTTGATCCACCTGTATAGTTCACGAGAAAAAGCGGTGTGGAATCAGATCTTTTTAGCACTGATTGGATATGCATTGGTTCTTCTGCTTCGCAATGAGACGGACGCAGCGCAGTCCCCGTGGTCTTTTTTGAAGCTTTTACGGTGCTACATGTGCCAGGCATGGAACCGATTTCTACAAGAACTCCAGCGAAAAC
- a CDS encoding IS1182 family transposase (programmed frameshift) produces MLRSNREKQQAYEFVSIEDLVPQDHLLRKVDKYIDFSFIDEKVRPLYCADNGRPAVDPVILFKMIFLGYFYGIRSERQLEREIQTNLAYRWFLGLGLTDKVPDHTTISWNRRTRFKDTNIFQDIFDEIVLQAISHRMVGGRVLVTDSTHVKANANKHQYTKQQVLQNTKDYVNELNAAVAEDRKEHGKKPLKPREEVNEEKEIKVSKTDPDSGYMIRDGKPEGFFYLDHRTVDTKYNLITDVHVTPGNVHDSVPYLSRLDRQQERFGFKIEAVALDSGYLTTPICRGLQSRKIFAVIAHRRFHPKQGLFPKWKFTFDAERNLYVCPASHELNYRTTDRKGYRQYASDPDHCKSCPLLDQCTQSRNHRKVVTRHVWEDSKEWVRNNRLSKSGKQLYRKRKETIERSFADAKELHGFRYCRLRGLPNVREQALMTAAVQNMKKMAIHLDRLEQRG; encoded by the exons ATGTTGCGTTCCAACCGAGAAAAACAACAAGCGTACGAGTTTGTCTCTATCGAAGATTTAGTTCCTCAAGATCATTTGCTACGAAAAGTAGATAAGTATATTGATTTTTCCTTTATCGATGAAAAAGTTAGGCCGTTGTACTGCGCAGATAACGGACGTCCTGCTGTTGATCCAGTTATCTTATTTAAGATGATTTTTCTTGGATACTTTTACGGCATTCGTTCCGAACGTCAATTGGAGCGAGAGATCCAAACCAATTTGGCGTACCGCTGGTTTTTAGGACTGGGATTAACCGACAAGGTTCCAGACCATACGACTATTAGTTGGAACCGGCGAACCCGATTTAAAGATACGAACATTTTTCAGGACATTTTCGATGAGATTGTTCTTCAGGCTATTTCGCACCGGATGGTCGGTGGACGGGTTCTCGTGACCGACTCAACCCATGTAAAAGCAAATGCGAATAAACACCAGTACACCAAACAACAAGTACTGCAGAACACCAAAGATTACGTGAATGAACTCAACGCTGCTGTGGCCGAAGACCGGAAAGAGCATGGAAAAAAGCCCT TGAAACCAAGAGAGGAAGTGAACGAGGAGAAAGAGATTAAAGTGAGCAAGACCGACCCAGATAGTGGATATATGATCCGGGATGGCAAACCGGAGGGCTTCTTTTATCTAGATCACCGTACCGTAGATACCAAATACAATCTCATTACCGATGTACATGTAACGCCCGGCAATGTTCATGATTCCGTGCCATATTTGTCGCGTTTAGACCGTCAGCAAGAACGTTTTGGATTTAAGATTGAAGCCGTTGCGCTCGATTCAGGTTACTTAACCACACCGATTTGTCGAGGATTACAAAGCCGAAAGATTTTTGCGGTGATTGCACACCGGAGATTTCATCCCAAGCAAGGATTGTTTCCGAAATGGAAGTTCACCTTTGATGCCGAGCGAAATTTGTATGTTTGTCCAGCCAGTCATGAACTGAATTACCGGACCACAGACCGAAAGGGTTACCGGCAGTATGCTTCTGATCCGGACCATTGTAAGAGTTGCCCATTGCTGGACCAATGCACTCAGTCCCGAAATCACCGAAAGGTGGTGACCCGGCACGTCTGGGAGGACAGCAAGGAATGGGTGCGGAATAACCGACTCAGTAAGTCGGGCAAGCAACTGTACCGCAAACGAAAAGAGACGATTGAGCGAAGCTTCGCGGATGCTAAAGAGCTCCATGGGTTTCGCTATTGCCGGTTGCGCGGACTTCCGAATGTCAGAGAACAGGCACTGATGACGGCAGCCGTGCAGAACATGAAGAAGATGGCGATCCACCTGGATCGCCTGGAACAGAGGGGGTAA
- the asnB gene encoding asparagine synthase (glutamine-hydrolyzing), translating to MCGITGFIQWRGDLTQHSQLLVKMTETLANRGPDATGTWISGPCAFGHRRLSVIDPENGAQPMIIRHEEQVYAIVYNGELYNAPELKQELKQRGHHFRTQCDTEVLLHAYIEWGPDCAEKLNGIFAFAVWDGLRDQVFFARDRLGVKPLFYSKVDDVLVFGSEPKALLQHPKVQPVVGPEGLAEIFIIGPARTPGHGVYKDMQELRPGHAMIYSREGLRSYAYWKLESRAHTDNEAETASKVRELLQDTLERQLVSDVPVCSLLSGGLDSSALTALAVDYYNRNGQGRVDSYSVDYVDNDKHFKSHTFQPGADGPWIKRMVDELNTNHQYISFDTPELVEALDNALYSRDLPGMTDVDSSLYLFCREIKKNATVAISGEAADEIFGGYPWFHRDEMLSSGTFPWSVAPKMRASLLSPEFNEWIRPLEYLGDRYSDAVAEVPKLDGETGKQAQMRVMSYLNITRFMPTLLDRKDRMSMGAGLEVRVPYCDHRLVQYVFNIPWEIKNLGGREKGILRKALEGILPNDVLYRKKSPYPKTHNPAYLNAVRTQVLNILDDSTSPILPLIDATKIREIAASPESSTNLPWFGQLMSGPQLFAYLAQVDLWLRKYNVSIS from the coding sequence ATGTGCGGAATAACCGGATTTATCCAGTGGCGCGGAGATCTCACTCAGCACTCTCAGTTGCTGGTCAAAATGACTGAAACTTTAGCAAACCGCGGACCCGATGCAACTGGAACTTGGATTTCAGGCCCCTGTGCTTTCGGTCACCGCAGACTTAGCGTTATCGATCCAGAGAACGGCGCACAGCCTATGATCATCCGCCATGAGGAACAGGTATACGCGATTGTTTACAACGGCGAATTATATAACGCTCCCGAGCTCAAACAAGAACTTAAGCAGCGGGGTCATCATTTCCGTACCCAATGTGACACCGAGGTTCTGCTGCATGCCTATATCGAATGGGGACCGGATTGTGCAGAGAAGCTCAATGGGATCTTTGCCTTTGCGGTGTGGGACGGTCTTCGGGATCAGGTCTTTTTTGCACGTGACCGCTTAGGTGTGAAGCCCCTGTTCTATAGCAAAGTGGATGATGTCTTAGTATTCGGCTCGGAGCCTAAGGCACTGCTTCAGCACCCTAAGGTACAGCCGGTTGTAGGTCCCGAAGGACTAGCAGAAATCTTTATTATCGGTCCAGCCCGTACACCAGGACACGGTGTTTATAAGGATATGCAGGAACTTCGCCCGGGGCATGCCATGATCTATAGCCGCGAAGGTCTGCGAAGCTATGCCTATTGGAAGCTGGAGAGTAGAGCGCACACTGACAACGAAGCAGAGACAGCGTCTAAGGTGCGTGAACTGCTGCAAGATACACTAGAGCGCCAACTAGTCTCTGACGTTCCTGTCTGCTCGCTTTTATCAGGAGGACTGGACTCCAGTGCGCTAACAGCACTTGCAGTGGATTACTACAACAGAAATGGTCAGGGACGAGTAGATTCGTATTCCGTCGATTATGTCGATAACGACAAGCACTTCAAGAGTCATACTTTTCAGCCCGGAGCAGATGGACCGTGGATTAAGCGAATGGTCGATGAATTAAATACGAACCACCAATATATCTCATTCGATACGCCGGAGCTTGTAGAAGCACTTGATAATGCGTTGTACTCACGGGATTTACCTGGGATGACCGATGTGGACTCTTCCCTGTATTTATTTTGCCGAGAGATTAAAAAGAATGCCACTGTGGCCATTTCCGGTGAAGCTGCCGATGAGATTTTTGGCGGATATCCTTGGTTCCATCGAGATGAGATGCTCTCGTCAGGCACTTTCCCTTGGTCTGTTGCTCCGAAAATGCGTGCAAGTCTACTATCCCCTGAATTTAACGAGTGGATTCGTCCGCTAGAATATTTGGGCGACAGGTACAGCGATGCGGTAGCAGAAGTCCCAAAATTGGATGGAGAGACAGGCAAACAAGCACAAATGCGCGTGATGTCCTACTTAAATATTACCCGCTTTATGCCAACTTTGCTCGACCGCAAGGACAGAATGAGTATGGGTGCAGGACTAGAGGTACGTGTACCTTATTGTGATCATCGGCTTGTTCAATATGTATTTAATATTCCTTGGGAAATCAAGAACTTGGGCGGTCGTGAAAAAGGGATTTTGCGCAAAGCGCTTGAAGGAATTCTTCCTAACGATGTACTTTATCGTAAAAAAAGCCCCTACCCAAAAACCCACAATCCAGCCTATTTAAATGCGGTACGAACGCAAGTACTGAACATTCTAGATGACTCTACTTCGCCTATACTCCCTTTAATTGATGCTACCAAAATCCGTGAGATCGCCGCCTCCCCAGAATCCTCTACCAATCTGCCTTGGTTCGGTCAACTCATGTCTGGCCCACAGCTGTTTGCTTATCTGGCCCAAGTGGATCTCTGGCTGCGAAAATATAATGTCTCCATTAGTTAA
- a CDS encoding aldo/keto reductase: MSELNAPFSGGPTLNDGVTIPWLGLGVWQSKDGEEVIHAVKTAVEVGYRSIDTAAAYNNEEGVGQAIRECGVARDELFITTKVWNADQGYESTLKAFEVSRRKLGLDYIDLYLIHWPVAGKYRETWKALIHLQKEGLIKSIGVSNFQIHHLKDIIEDTGVLPVVNQVEFHPLLTQRELLKYANEQGIQLEAWSPLMQGNLDLPLLKELSEKYGKTPAQIVLRWDLQQGVITIPKSVHADRIKENAGFFDFTLSDEDVKAIEDLNKDHRFGPDPDNFNF; this comes from the coding sequence ATGAGTGAATTGAATGCACCGTTCTCAGGTGGACCCACTTTAAATGACGGAGTGACCATACCCTGGCTGGGCCTCGGTGTGTGGCAGTCTAAGGACGGCGAAGAGGTTATTCATGCGGTCAAAACTGCAGTGGAAGTTGGGTATCGCAGTATTGATACGGCAGCTGCTTACAATAACGAAGAAGGTGTTGGACAAGCTATTCGTGAGTGTGGAGTGGCCCGTGATGAGCTGTTTATTACAACTAAAGTATGGAATGCAGATCAAGGCTACGAATCGACACTCAAAGCGTTCGAGGTTAGCCGGCGTAAGCTGGGTCTGGATTACATTGATTTGTATCTCATTCACTGGCCGGTGGCAGGGAAGTACAGGGAGACATGGAAAGCCTTGATTCATCTGCAAAAAGAGGGCCTCATCAAATCCATTGGTGTGAGCAATTTTCAGATTCATCATCTGAAGGATATCATCGAGGACACCGGAGTGCTGCCAGTGGTGAATCAGGTGGAATTCCATCCATTGTTGACTCAACGCGAGCTGCTGAAGTATGCCAATGAGCAAGGCATCCAGCTTGAGGCTTGGAGTCCGCTAATGCAAGGGAATCTCGATCTACCCCTCCTCAAAGAGCTGTCAGAGAAGTATGGTAAGACCCCTGCTCAAATTGTACTTCGCTGGGATTTACAGCAAGGCGTCATTACGATTCCGAAATCGGTACATGCGGATCGAATCAAAGAGAATGCGGGATTCTTTGACTTCACACTTAGCGATGAAGACGTCAAGGCCATCGAAGATTTGAACAAAGACCATCGTTTTGGTCCAGATCCCGATAATTTTAACTTCTAA
- a CDS encoding S-layer homology domain-containing protein, with amino-acid sequence MKRSLNSVISKIVLMCLFITSIGPVYSMQAAPAAPAPKINEGVVNGEFPLNLTQTGDIDWLHFKADNLNQLQRIQKAGPNSVTFSVYGDTATEGKLNRGTDADYMSYTWSNGMPGFEYGLNDTGTGLFYPKSSRDKGSYNNVGWDIEVAAQPQDSTLVFGLGLWQADVDLNIYTDDVLSVTRNVYGDSVSKNYKYQVNVPANVKLKIEGRLTKVVAKNGNMSFSGLALSSMALADKLALQNEYNRVSNMTQGLYTNETWQVLVNTLAAAKLVLDRTEATQPEVDSAINALVAAQVGLVKRESNIVIDFTDKAFKEYTFGAKTDQQDRYQTFTVKEAVDMKYVQVNVKRYKEPVSDLIIKLYAVNSEGLPTGDPLVQTTVDKNRIVDGGLTTAELSYSLLQDTRYALVLTQQERGSGEYRWVIMSKNFESQKESFGKSTSGVFKSEASLGTGIMRIVKEGNVDRAPLQGLIEELKQYNRQLYTLQSWSSLEIALSSAHERLNDVDVKQVELDTALNQVQTAFNNLVLSTNLDVMAKQMETISQAALIGYTSQSADALHQAIQEAQALNTGASEQERIKAYSKVLNALDGLQLELKYQYELNPKMTAGFGFEGDKNATLAFLDGSYQIGGTRPMQNGFVATKQIVTFGATNTSGIKWYNAEGYLPVFINEFAKDNMDYKIESFGNKQTVESKDYVINYSRMTVTNHSDEMRLLPVVSANLVPMNQAANEVYTIKPGETVIREFAIEGDKYEYFDAGKTSFTSLTREQVSKLGTFDSNYSEMKSYWNNRLSTVVDIDLPNKELVNAFKAGYIYNMIIKDGNYLHVGENGYARLYSHDTIGIVVQLIQSGDFAHAKEYLKSIPLTGGINIETGQVDPNLFWDANWKLPWTYAVYLSKTGDTSIFDEMMKADDGSVGSVFDKRVKFGARSIESDRAGDGRIMKETKAIDSLGYWTIDNYSALTGLASYEYIARELYKVKGHESYLAEAEWAKAQYEDLLAAFTAKLQKTITDKALNYIPASVVQSNDENRMKDSRDANWASMFLFGRWLWDGYLFGANQPEDNINLTMLDDTYTYGMERRVNEGTTDSPYNFGGYPHGFYSSAYNAGYGSSALRGEKYRDMGIKAYEFMIENSMSGPFSWWEGVAYPATESSPWTAVNDELGVRNTPGGGGSAQHMWGQAVNSKVLVDSLITERIYDQNTKYEIIVGRGIPKEWVTDADKNNNVVADVQNYPAFQGGRVGYNVVRKANQLVFTFTTSLEQAKADTSNAQISIQLPSMVNNILKASEGVVDNVKGIVTVPLNTKTVAITLSDLPKPADVDLDREDLAIGFATGDSNESVTQNVVLPTEGKRGSLITWSSSETNIISNTGKVKRPSVSTQVTLKATLEKDGVQVQKTFVLTVAKADEDTGNNENNGNNGNNGNNGNNGNNNNNGNNGNNGNNGNSVNPPKFTDISNHWALDSIVTAVERGIIKGYEDGTFRPNAVVNRSELMVMLGRALKLPQADTTLPFEDASSIPAWAKSYISSAVKSGLIKGYEDNSFRPDGKVTRIEFVALVARALDLKSGAKASLPFADADQIPAWGKEYAAAVYEAGLILGKGNDRFAPNDPVTRAEAITLLLRMSK; translated from the coding sequence ATGAAAAGGTCGCTTAACAGTGTCATTTCAAAGATTGTACTCATGTGCTTGTTCATAACATCCATCGGTCCCGTGTACTCTATGCAGGCAGCACCCGCAGCACCCGCTCCTAAGATTAATGAAGGCGTGGTCAATGGCGAGTTTCCACTGAATTTAACACAAACGGGGGATATCGACTGGCTGCATTTTAAAGCGGATAACTTGAATCAGCTTCAACGAATTCAGAAGGCAGGCCCAAACTCGGTCACCTTCAGCGTATATGGGGATACGGCAACTGAGGGCAAATTGAACAGAGGCACCGATGCCGATTACATGTCCTATACCTGGAGCAACGGTATGCCAGGATTTGAATATGGTTTAAATGACACGGGGACAGGTCTATTTTATCCAAAGTCCAGTCGAGATAAAGGGAGCTATAACAATGTTGGCTGGGATATTGAAGTAGCAGCGCAACCGCAGGATTCCACCCTAGTATTTGGTCTTGGGTTGTGGCAAGCGGATGTAGATCTTAACATCTATACTGATGATGTACTTTCGGTAACCCGAAACGTCTACGGCGATTCTGTTTCCAAGAACTATAAGTATCAAGTCAACGTGCCTGCTAATGTGAAGCTGAAAATTGAAGGGCGTTTGACAAAGGTTGTAGCGAAGAACGGAAATATGTCATTCTCTGGACTTGCTTTAAGCAGTATGGCACTTGCGGATAAATTGGCGCTGCAAAATGAATACAACAGAGTTAGCAATATGACGCAAGGTCTTTATACAAATGAGACGTGGCAGGTTCTGGTGAATACGCTGGCTGCTGCCAAGCTTGTACTTGATCGAACAGAGGCAACCCAGCCAGAAGTTGACAGCGCTATCAATGCTTTGGTAGCGGCGCAGGTTGGTCTGGTGAAGAGAGAATCGAACATTGTAATCGATTTTACGGATAAAGCGTTCAAGGAGTATACTTTCGGTGCTAAAACCGATCAACAGGACAGATATCAAACCTTCACAGTGAAGGAAGCTGTTGATATGAAGTATGTACAGGTGAATGTCAAAAGATATAAAGAGCCTGTGAGCGACTTGATTATCAAATTGTATGCAGTGAACAGTGAAGGGCTGCCGACTGGAGATCCACTAGTCCAAACGACAGTGGACAAAAACCGGATTGTGGACGGAGGACTCACTACTGCGGAGTTGAGCTACAGTCTCCTTCAGGATACGCGGTATGCGCTCGTTCTGACTCAACAAGAGCGGGGCTCCGGGGAATACCGCTGGGTCATCATGTCCAAAAACTTTGAATCTCAAAAGGAGTCCTTTGGTAAATCGACATCAGGTGTCTTTAAATCTGAAGCGAGTCTGGGCACGGGCATCATGAGAATTGTGAAAGAGGGTAACGTGGATCGGGCCCCGCTGCAGGGCTTGATTGAAGAGCTTAAGCAATATAACAGACAGCTTTACACGCTCCAGAGCTGGTCTTCCTTGGAGATAGCATTGAGCAGCGCTCATGAGCGCTTGAACGATGTGGATGTTAAACAGGTAGAGCTTGATACGGCATTAAATCAGGTGCAAACAGCATTTAATAACCTAGTGCTAAGTACGAACCTGGATGTAATGGCTAAACAGATGGAGACGATCAGCCAAGCGGCCCTGATTGGCTACACCAGCCAGTCGGCAGATGCTTTGCATCAAGCGATCCAGGAAGCACAAGCTTTGAATACCGGTGCATCCGAGCAAGAACGGATCAAGGCATATTCAAAAGTGCTGAATGCCTTGGACGGATTACAACTGGAACTGAAATATCAGTATGAATTGAACCCTAAAATGACAGCTGGGTTTGGTTTTGAAGGTGACAAGAACGCCACTCTGGCTTTCCTCGATGGATCCTATCAGATCGGCGGAACCCGTCCTATGCAGAATGGGTTTGTGGCAACTAAACAAATCGTTACGTTCGGTGCGACAAATACGTCGGGCATCAAATGGTATAACGCAGAAGGCTATCTGCCGGTATTTATAAATGAGTTTGCCAAAGACAATATGGACTATAAAATTGAATCGTTTGGCAACAAGCAGACGGTAGAAAGCAAAGACTACGTTATTAACTATTCCAGAATGACGGTTACCAATCATTCGGATGAGATGCGCCTGCTGCCGGTTGTATCTGCCAATCTGGTTCCGATGAATCAGGCTGCAAACGAAGTTTATACGATCAAACCTGGTGAGACTGTTATCAGAGAGTTTGCCATCGAAGGGGATAAGTATGAATATTTCGATGCGGGAAAAACGAGCTTTACATCTTTAACGAGAGAGCAAGTATCGAAACTGGGTACGTTTGATAGCAACTACAGTGAGATGAAATCATACTGGAATAACCGGCTGTCCACAGTAGTTGATATCGATCTGCCGAATAAAGAGCTAGTCAATGCTTTTAAAGCGGGCTACATTTACAACATGATCATTAAAGACGGCAATTATCTGCATGTGGGTGAGAATGGTTATGCCAGACTTTACTCTCACGATACCATCGGGATTGTTGTTCAATTGATTCAGAGCGGCGACTTTGCACACGCAAAAGAGTATCTGAAAAGCATACCTCTTACCGGAGGAATCAACATCGAGACTGGTCAAGTGGATCCGAACCTGTTCTGGGATGCCAACTGGAAGCTTCCGTGGACTTATGCCGTATATTTGAGTAAAACAGGTGACACATCCATATTTGATGAAATGATGAAAGCGGATGACGGATCAGTGGGTTCCGTTTTCGATAAGAGAGTAAAATTCGGGGCAAGAAGTATTGAAAGCGACCGTGCTGGAGACGGCCGAATTATGAAAGAAACGAAAGCTATAGATTCATTGGGGTATTGGACGATTGACAATTACTCCGCACTGACTGGTTTGGCATCTTATGAATATATCGCGCGTGAGCTGTATAAGGTGAAAGGCCATGAAAGTTATCTGGCAGAGGCGGAATGGGCCAAGGCTCAATACGAAGATCTACTCGCTGCTTTCACAGCCAAATTGCAAAAAACAATCACTGACAAAGCTCTGAACTATATTCCGGCATCTGTCGTGCAAAGTAATGATGAGAACCGGATGAAAGACTCCCGGGATGCCAACTGGGCTTCTATGTTCCTGTTCGGAAGATGGCTGTGGGATGGATATTTGTTTGGAGCGAACCAGCCAGAGGACAATATCAACCTGACGATGCTCGACGACACATACACCTATGGTATGGAGCGACGTGTCAACGAAGGGACAACCGATTCTCCGTATAACTTTGGCGGTTATCCTCACGGTTTCTACTCCAGTGCTTATAATGCCGGTTACGGAAGCTCCGCGCTTCGCGGTGAGAAATACAGAGACATGGGAATTAAAGCTTACGAGTTTATGATTGAAAATTCCATGAGTGGACCGTTCAGTTGGTGGGAAGGTGTTGCTTACCCTGCTACAGAATCCAGCCCTTGGACGGCAGTCAATGATGAACTTGGTGTTCGTAATACGCCTGGCGGGGGCGGATCGGCCCAGCATATGTGGGGGCAGGCCGTCAACTCGAAGGTATTGGTGGACTCGCTGATCACTGAGCGTATCTATGATCAGAACACAAAATACGAAATTATTGTGGGCCGTGGCATTCCTAAAGAGTGGGTTACGGATGCCGATAAGAACAACAATGTGGTAGCGGATGTTCAGAACTATCCTGCATTCCAAGGCGGAAGAGTAGGATACAATGTGGTTAGAAAAGCAAACCAGCTTGTGTTTACATTTACGACCAGTCTGGAGCAGGCTAAAGCTGATACGAGCAATGCACAAATCAGCATTCAATTGCCTAGTATGGTTAACAACATTCTGAAGGCTTCCGAGGGTGTTGTAGACAATGTCAAAGGTATCGTTACCGTTCCGCTCAATACAAAAACGGTGGCCATTACTTTGAGTGATCTGCCTAAGCCTGCCGATGTCGACCTTGATAGGGAGGATCTTGCCATTGGATTCGCTACCGGTGACTCCAATGAATCGGTAACCCAAAACGTGGTGTTGCCAACGGAAGGAAAGCGCGGTAGCTTAATTACTTGGTCCTCAAGTGAGACGAATATAATTTCGAATACCGGTAAGGTGAAACGCCCATCCGTTTCTACTCAAGTGACGTTGAAAGCAACTTTGGAAAAAGACGGCGTTCAGGTTCAGAAGACGTTTGTCTTAACTGTTGCCAAGGCAGATGAAGATACGGGCAATAACGAAAACAACGGAAACAACGGAAACAATGGAAACAACGGTAATAACGGTAACAATAACAACAACGGTAACAATGGTAACAATGGTAACAACGGAAATTCGGTTAACCCGCCGAAGTTTACGGACATCTCTAATCACTGGGCACTCGATTCTATTGTTACCGCAGTAGAACGTGGAATTATCAAGGGTTATGAAGACGGAACATTCCGTCCGAATGCTGTGGTGAACCGCAGTGAGCTGATGGTTATGCTTGGCCGTGCGTTGAAACTCCCGCAGGCGGACACAACTCTTCCGTTTGAAGATGCATCTAGCATTCCGGCATGGGCGAAGTCTTACATCTCCAGTGCAGTCAAATCCGGACTTATTAAGGGATATGAGGATAATTCTTTCCGTCCTGACGGTAAAGTGACCCGGATTGAATTCGTAGCGCTGGTTGCGCGGGCACTCGATTTGAAGAGCGGTGCGAAGGCATCCCTGCCTTTTGCCGATGCCGATCAAATTCCTGCTTGGGGAAAAGAGTATGCTGCAGCGGTATATGAGGCAGGTCTGATCCTAGGCAAAGGCAATGATCGGTTTGCTCCGAATGATCCGGTAACGAGAGCTGAAGCGATTACCTTGCTTTTGAGAATGTCTAAATAA